One stretch of Tepiditoga spiralis DNA includes these proteins:
- the plsY gene encoding glycerol-3-phosphate 1-O-acyltransferase PlsY has protein sequence MTSVILFCILGYVAGSIPFSYIIPTLFGKDIRKVGSGNVGGTNVLRTLGFLPGFISIMLDIFKAFIPVFVAKIFYGNISWIPYLTAFFAIIGHDYPIWLKFKGGKGVASTAGVMFGLSGISGLIFVMIWIPITLVTKYVSVASISALILSSIFSFFYDFKLGILMVILAIIGTYKHKDNIIRLLNGNENKTDIFKIFKKGIKK, from the coding sequence TTGACTTCGGTAATTTTGTTTTGTATACTGGGTTATGTTGCCGGTTCTATACCTTTTAGCTATATTATACCAACTTTATTTGGAAAAGACATAAGAAAGGTTGGAAGTGGGAATGTTGGAGGAACTAATGTTTTAAGAACTCTTGGATTTTTACCTGGTTTTATATCAATAATGCTTGATATTTTTAAAGCTTTTATTCCAGTTTTTGTTGCAAAAATATTCTATGGTAATATATCTTGGATACCATACTTAACAGCCTTTTTTGCTATAATAGGACATGATTATCCTATCTGGCTTAAATTTAAAGGTGGAAAAGGAGTAGCTTCAACTGCTGGAGTTATGTTTGGACTTAGTGGAATATCAGGATTGATTTTTGTTATGATATGGATACCAATAACTTTAGTAACAAAATATGTATCTGTTGCTTCAATATCAGCTTTAATACTTTCATCAATATTTAGTTTTTTTTATGATTTTAAACTTGGTATTTTAATGGTTATATTGGCTATAATTGGTACATATAAACACAAAGATAATATAATTAGATTATTAAATGGAAATGAAAATAAAACAGATATATTTAAAATTTTTAAGAAAGGAATTAAAAAATGA
- the der gene encoding ribosome biogenesis GTPase Der yields MAEPIVLIIGKPNVGKSTLFNRIIREKKSIVLDFPGVTRDHVYGEARWGERAFTLVDTCGIFENPEGIIERQQKQVVLSSVKEASLVLFVIDGREGITSEDIHVVEFLRKAGVEIVFVANKIESYEKYERNILPELYEIGFGEPIPVSAEHNKNIDELIDTILERLEQQGIDTTLREENDDEIVKVAIIGKPNAGKSSLFNKITGLKKAIVSDIPGTTRDIVDEIVEFDGKKYKFIDTAGMRKKSTVEYGTVEMYSIVRTIKAIERADVVIIVVDSTEGITHQDQKVAGLAENKGKATIVAFNKWDLVKNQSIKKKEYEEYFEKEFYYIKYSPAIYTSAERGWGIEELIDSIDIVNKSRNRRIPTSALNAALERYLMVSPPPVKKGKRIKFYYATQVDVKPPVFTFYSNQPENIPKTYAQSLRNMIRKYIDPFVGTPLFIKFAERKK; encoded by the coding sequence ATGGCAGAACCAATAGTTTTAATAATAGGAAAACCAAACGTCGGAAAATCAACTTTATTTAACAGAATAATAAGAGAAAAAAAATCAATAGTATTAGATTTCCCTGGAGTTACCAGAGATCATGTTTACGGTGAGGCACGCTGGGGTGAGCGTGCCTTCACCTTAGTTGATACTTGTGGAATATTTGAAAATCCTGAGGGTATTATAGAAAGACAACAAAAACAAGTAGTCTTAAGTAGTGTAAAGGAAGCTTCTTTAGTTTTATTTGTAATTGATGGAAGAGAAGGAATAACTTCTGAAGATATACATGTAGTAGAGTTTTTAAGAAAAGCTGGAGTAGAAATAGTATTTGTTGCAAATAAAATAGAATCTTATGAAAAGTATGAAAGAAATATTCTTCCAGAACTTTATGAAATAGGATTTGGGGAACCTATTCCAGTATCAGCAGAACACAATAAAAATATTGATGAATTGATAGATACAATCTTAGAAAGATTGGAACAACAAGGAATTGACACAACTTTAAGGGAAGAAAATGATGATGAAATAGTAAAAGTTGCAATAATAGGAAAACCAAATGCTGGAAAATCATCATTGTTTAATAAAATCACAGGATTAAAAAAAGCTATTGTTTCTGATATACCAGGAACAACAAGAGATATTGTTGATGAAATAGTAGAGTTCGATGGTAAAAAATATAAGTTTATAGATACAGCTGGTATGAGAAAAAAATCAACTGTTGAATATGGAACTGTTGAAATGTATTCAATAGTTAGAACAATAAAAGCTATTGAAAGAGCTGATGTTGTTATTATTGTAGTTGATTCAACCGAAGGAATAACTCATCAAGATCAAAAAGTTGCAGGTCTTGCAGAAAACAAAGGAAAAGCAACAATAGTTGCTTTTAATAAATGGGATCTTGTTAAAAATCAATCTATTAAGAAAAAAGAATATGAAGAATATTTTGAAAAAGAATTTTATTATATAAAGTATAGTCCTGCAATATATACATCAGCAGAGAGAGGGTGGGGTATAGAAGAACTTATTGACTCAATAGATATAGTAAATAAGTCAAGAAATAGAAGAATACCAACGAGTGCTTTAAATGCAGCTTTAGAAAGATATTTGATGGTTTCTCCACCACCAGTAAAAAAGGGAAAAAGAATTAAATTTTATTATGCAACACAAGTAGATGTAAAGCCACCTGTATTTACTTTCTATTCAAATCAACCAGAAAATATTCCTAAAACTTATGCACAGAGTTTAAGAAACATGATAAGAAAATACATAGATCCTTTTGTTGGAACACCATTGTTTATAAAGTTTGCAGAAAGAAAAAAATAG